From a region of the Plasmodium reichenowi strain SY57 chromosome Unknown, whole genome shotgun sequence genome:
- a CDS encoding putative membrane protein (conserved Plasmodium membrane protein, unknown function): SIFFNYLFINLYLKNKLLLKNEIHKLHIIKKNCVNNNHCNNNVCYYNNKSEKKLPDRFELFFNYLLTYSEKNVIRIGQKKKKKYNNNNNNNDNNNNNNNNNIRNGIYLKEEKICTSYDNPNKENKILNNKYNYNDLNIDQKSIYGMSEHHERMIKHEEGENKMNYYDEEIFMKEDEKERNFSLKIYQNCKSSLSLIKLFVIFEIKEMLELYEIIQKELLLPHLYINKNEYDTTTTNNDNNNDNNNDNFLVSSLLSTDIYIQEFNLFINRNINKNIILNQNTIFIKNRNEELCCDKSQMVDKEEIIKIEIEEIKNENKKNDIYIGIKNQRSVNQYNVENTYKDIPKENIERERNVYLNNILCTSVYYEEDVLYEYSLCEKMNIILKVEREDSFNKKINNDKNIIVTIYAHNFVGYILPTHVNFIYYLYSIYYLRKKKSTHIFNCCMRNVLREKCRVNKKKWYEYKNNEYKEKDEKKKKKSPLFIIKIIIKNFKLQLFCISNQYNVLNNDSNVVCTKGLGNNKNVI; the protein is encoded by the coding sequence ttcaattttttttaattacttatttattaatttatatttaaaaaataaattactattaaaaaatgaaattcataaattacatataataaaaaaaaattgtgtaaataataatcattgtaataataatgtatgctattataataataaaagtgaaaaaaaattaccTGACCGTTTCGAGCTATTTTTCAATTATCTCCTGACTTATtcagaaaaaaatgtaattcGCATTGGtcagaaaaaaaaaaaaaaatataacaataataacaataataatgataataataataataataataataataatataagaaatggaatatatttaaaagagGAGAAGATATGTACTTCATACGATAATCCAAACAAAGagaacaaaatattaaataataaatataattataatgatcTAAATATTGATCAGAAAAGTATTTATGGTATGAGTGAGCATCATGAACGTATGATTAAACATGAAGAGGGagaaaacaaaatgaattattatgatgaggaaatatttatgaaagaagatgaaaaagaaaGGAACTTCagtttaaaaatatatcaaaattGTAAAAGTTCTTTGTCTTTAATAAAActttttgttatttttgAAATTAAAGAGATGTTAGAATTATACGAAATAATACAAAAGGAATTATTACTTCCtcatttgtatataaataaaaacgAGTATGATACAACTACTacaaataatgataataataatgataataataatgataattttttggTGAGTTCACTTCTTTCTAcagatatatatatacaagaGTTTAATCTGTTCataaatagaaatataaataaaaatataatattaaatcaaaacaccattttcataaaaaatagaaatgAAGAGTTGTGTTGTGATAAATCACAAATGGTTGATAAGgaagaaattataaaaatagaaattgaagagataaaaaatgaaaataaaaagaatgatATATACATAGGAATAAAAAATCAGAGAAGTGTTAATCAATACAATGTCGAGAATACTTATAAGGATATTccaaaagaaaatatagaaagagaaagaaatgtatatttaaataatatattatgcaCTAGTGTTTATTATGAAGAAGATGTCTTATATGAATATTCATTATGtgaaaaaatgaatattatattaaaagtaGAAAGAGAAgattcatttaataaaaaaattaataatgataaaaacATTATTGTAACGATATATGCTCATAATTTTGTTGGTTATATTTTACCTACACAtgtaaattttatttattatttatattccatatattatttaagaaaaaaaaaaagtacacatatttttaattgttGTATGAGAAATGTATTACGAGAAAAATGTCGAgtgaataaaaaaaaatggtatgaatataaaaataatgagtataaagaaaaagatgaaaaaaaaaaaaaaaaaagtcccctttttattattaaa